In Phreatobacter stygius, a genomic segment contains:
- a CDS encoding tautomerase family protein: MPIIQIKFATPISQPNLPDRVAAAAVRITTDILHKNPKLTAVVVEEVEATSWFVGGPSLAAQHKASFYLDIKVVDGTNTKDEKAAYVAAIFEAMAALLGELHPESYVYVHDVRAEAYGFGGLTQEHRYVAGRLAQVA; this comes from the coding sequence ATGCCGATCATCCAGATCAAGTTCGCCACTCCCATCTCGCAGCCAAACCTGCCCGACCGCGTCGCAGCCGCAGCGGTTCGCATCACCACCGACATCCTGCACAAGAACCCCAAGCTCACCGCCGTAGTTGTCGAGGAGGTTGAAGCCACCAGCTGGTTCGTCGGCGGTCCCTCGCTCGCCGCGCAGCACAAGGCTTCATTCTATCTCGACATCAAGGTGGTCGACGGCACCAATACCAAGGACGAGAAGGCGGCCTATGTGGCGGCCATTTTCGAAGCCATGGCGGCTCTGCTCGGCGAGCTGCACCCGGAAAGCTATGTCTATGTCCACGATGTCCGGGCCGAGGCCTATGGCTTCGGCGGGCTGACCCAGGAGCATCGTTATGTTGCCGGGCGCCTGGCGCAGGTGGCCTAG